The window CCTCTGCTGGCGGGCCTCCTGGGTGGTCAGCTCGGGTACGTCCTCCGCCACGGGGACCTCGTACTCGCGTTTACCCTGGAGCAAACCGCTCCGGAGCTCGCCGAGGAGCTCCAGGGTCTGTATGCTCTGTCCGGTCCGGCCGGGCACCACCTCTACGCTGTCGCCCGCAAAGCGATAGTCGGCCTCCCTGGCCTCGACGTTGATACTGGAGTACATCCCCGAAAGCTCCGAGCGCAGGGCCTGCGGGGAGAGGTAAACCTCTAGTCTGCTACTCTCGGGAGTGACGTTGATGAGCCCGGCGATCTGTCGCGGGCTCAGCTCCCACCGCTCGCCGTCCGCGGCCAGTGTGGCCGGCTCGCTGATGGCGGTCCTGACCTTCTCGGCCGTGTTCTCGGCCTCGGCGGTGCTGATCTCGGGCCGTGTCGCCCCGCCGGCGAGCTCCGCCTCGCCCTCCAGGCTCTCTATTGAGCCGCGGATGTTGGCCGCGGTCTGATCCACGTCGACCTCGTAGCCCTCCGCAGACTGCGAAACCTCGACACCCGCCAGGGACACCGAGACCCCGGCCTGGGTGGGGTCTTCGCCAAGCCGCCGCGCCAGGCTCTCCGAGACGTCGCGGACCTTCTCCCCATCGTAGGCGACTTCAAGGGGCACCTCGACGGTCCCTACGAGTCCGCCCGCACGCTCCCTGGCCCGCTCGATGACATTTCCCTCGCGGCCGACCTTTCGGGCATTCCGCACCGTTGCCTCCACATCGGGACGCACCCCGACGCTCTCGGCCGGAACGGTCACTTCTTTACCGTCGCCGCTCACCCGGATCTCGTTCAGCGCGTAGGCGCGCTCCCGAAGAAGCTTCTCCGCCTCCTCGGTGGACTTACCGCCTAGGTCTAGCCCGCCGGCCTCGACGCCGCGCGGGATGCCGCCCTCGGAAGCCTGCGGACTCGCCCCGAGAGCCGCGAAAAGGACCACTACCACGCCGAGCAACGAGGCACCGGCCAAGAGGAGCCGCGTACGCGAGCGCCGCCGGCGCCAACGCCGGCCAGACCCCGCTCTGCCCCGTCTGATAACTGTTGAGTCTCGATTCATCCTCCGCCTCTGGTCGTGTCCTGCTCCGCCGCCAACGGCGGCCCGTATCCGGAGACCATCGCAACCCCAGACCGAACCGTGACAGAACCACCGTCAACCAGGATCACGGACGGGGTGTGGGACTCCGGCGCTTATTCACCCGCACATATGAATGCAGGCGCATAGGTTATCAGTGAGGCGCGGTTGCGTCCATGAAAATAATCAGGGTAGCCGTCTCGGCATCTCTCCCGCCGGCAGACGAAAGGCCGGGGGCTCCGATTCGGGGCGGACGTTGTGCGAGGCTTCGGGACACGCTTTTCTGGCGGGGCGTGTCCGGTATCCGGATATTGTTGGAACTCCCTACTTTCTAAGGGCATCTCGTAGCAGGCTTCGTCTAAGGGCATCTCGTAGCAGGCTTCGCATCAAATATCTGTGACTCATGGGTGCCATACAGCTTGCAGCACTGACCTCGGCGGAAGCCACTTCTGCACTCATACGAATAGTCTCTTCCAATAAAAGTCGGGAGACCTCCTTGACTCTACACTATGGTGAAGGGTTTATATTGGCTAGGCATGAAGATGGAGAGTACAGAGATGAAGCTGATGCAGATCGGAGAGGTGTCCCGGCTTTCGGGGTTACCCGTGAGGACCGTCCACTACTACGAGGATAGGGGGCTCTTGGAGCCGGCTTCCCATACGGAGGCGGGCTACCGTCTCTATGGCCGGGAGGAGTTGGCGCAGCTGAGGTTCATTAGCCGGGCGAAGCTCCTGGGTCTCACGCTAGAGGAGACGAGGAAGCTGGTCGCTCTAGCCGAAGGGTGCAACCGGGGCGAGATCGTCCCGGACCTCGAAGAGACTCTACGGGAGAAGTTGCGAGAGACCGAGCGAAAGATGGAGGAGTTATCCGCCTTCAAGGAGAACCTCCTCTACTACGAGAGGCAGCTATCCGAGACCGGGCCGGCGGAGCTCTGCGGAGAGGAGGCGAGCTTCTGCGGCTGCGTAGACGCCGTGACCGGCACCGACTCCGAAGACTGAAGATGCTCATCGACCCGGACATAAGGAGGAACACATGACGTCTCGCACGAGCACGCGACAGCAGGAACAGCGGCAATCATCCTCGATGGCCCAGGGCCGCCTGGCACGGGGTTTCGGCTGGGGAGTGGTTGCCACGCTTGCGATGTCGGTGCTTATGATCGTGGCCACAGCGACTGGGCTATCCCCGATGCCGATGCCCGTACCTGCGGCCATCGTGGGCCAGGTACTTGGGGGAAATCTGCCCCAGCCCCTCATAGTGCTTGTGGCGGCTCTCAGTCATCTGGCCTTCGGTGGCGTAGCGGGCGCGGTACTTGCGGCCCTCACAAGGCCGATAACGCTCCTAAAAGGACTGGGCTGGGGGATTCTTCTGTGGGTGCTCATGGGGGTCGTCTTTTTGCCGTTCGTGGGCTGGGGGCTTTTCGGAACCTCGATCGCTCCCCAGATCGCGGTGGCGACGCTCGTACTGCACCTGGTCTATGGCACCACCCTGGGTTTGCTGCTGGATCGGGGTAAGAGCGGGGAGTAAGAGTCGCTTACAACAAAATGGTAACAGCGATCCTAACCCAGCAGACGACGACCCTTGCTTTCGAGTTTTGCGCAAAAATAGCGCTATAGCACTTGACACTCTAATTTCATGAAAGGTCGCTTACTCTCGGCGAGGAATCTCCTTCCCGGTCCGTCCATTCGCATAGTGCGCCGAAGATGCACCCCAATGCCGCCCATAGAACCAGTTGGGTGCCCAGAGCCGAAAGTCGGAAATCCCACAGCAGTCCGGCCGGGAAACCCCCCGGGTCCACGGCAGCCGGAAGCCCCATGAACAATCCCGCAACGATAACCGCAAACCCCACTCCCACCGCCGTATGGCGTACGGGAGGGCTAACCTCTCGTTCCCGGAGTCTCCTCGCTACGTACCAGGCCACCAGAACAGCGAGCAGGGACAGTATGACCATGGTGAAGTATGCGGCGGTGCGGGCCCCGATAGTCTCCGGGCCTCCGACGGTCGGCGGATTGGCCGGATACTTGAGAAAGGGCAAAAGGATTGCCCCGGCGAACACAGCTGCCGAAAGAGAAAGGCTGCTCCTCCAATCGCTTACGGAGGCCATCCGGGGCCGGAAATACGCATACGCCAGCCCGAACAGACCTCCTACGGCCAGTCCGGTTAGGCCGGTGGCGAAAAAGAGTCCAACCTTCTGGGTCGAGCGGCTAAAGACCTCCTCTTCGGGGGCACCGCCCGAGGAGGCTTCCTCGAGTTGGATGGCCCCCTCAAGGGATGATTCTCCTACGAAGAACGCGAAGACTCCCGCAAGGAGTCCCGCCAACAAGCCAGCAGCTAGTCCCCGGCGCAGATACGACGTAGTCATTATTCTCAGCGCTCCTAGTGGCAGGGAACGGCCAGCAGGTGGCGTCCATCGTGGAAGAACTCGTGGAGGTAGTTGCTGGCCTCAGCTGCCGACCCGAGCAGGGGTACGAGCAACTCTCCACTGGCGGATAGCAGGACGAAGAGCATCAACACCAACAGCGCCCCCGTAACCCAGCTCCACCAGGGCATCCCTCCCGGAGAGAGAACCCGCTCTAGAGAGCCTCTGTGCATCGGAAACCTCCTTATCGGGGTCCTCGCCCCGGTCGGATTTCGGGCAGCGATTCAGTCTCCTGACTCCCGGATCGACACTCCCCCCGGCCTTCCCGTTCCTCGACTTACCGGAGCTCTCTATCAGAGCTCCGTCGGAAACCGTGGCCTTACTTCGGGGCTCGCTACCCGGTTACAGTGGCGGGACCGTGCCGGACTTTCACCGGCTTCCTGGCTCTCCGCCGCCCTCATTTTTTTGTGATCGCTAGCATACGGCCAAGCCCGACGGGCGTCAAGACAGCGGCCGGCTTACGCAAGACTCGCCCCACGAGCTTCTGCCCTCTTTATCCGTCCTTATCCTCCTGATGCCGTGCCGGGGAAGAAGGTCTGGTAGAGCAGAAATACGTTCAGCGCGATGATCAGGCCGATGACCACCGTTGCCACTATGGTGGTCAGGCGGTGGTTGACTAGGCCGCCCATTATCTGCCGGTTGCGGCAGAAGATCAAGAGTGGGATGAGGGCGAAGGGTATGCCGAACGAGAGCACCACCTGGCTCAAGATCAGTGCGGTGGTGGCGTTGACCCCAAGGCCGATGATGACCAGTGCCGGGGTCATCGTGATCAGGCGTCTTAGGACCAGCGGTATCCTGCGGTTTATGAAGCCCTGCATGACCACTTGTCCCGACATGGTACCCACCGCAGAGCTCGAGAATCCGCTCGCCAATAGCCCGACGCCGAAGAGGATGGCCGCTGTGGGACCGACCAGCTCGCCAAGCCGGGCGAACGCGACGTCCAGACCCTCGACGACGGGGCCGTTCTGGAAGAATAGGGCCGCGGCCATGATCATCATCGAGGCATTTATCACTCCGGCGAGGCCCATGGCGATCAGGATGTCCACGAACTCGAAGCGGAAGATCCTCTTTCTCTCTTCCTCGGTGCGGCCCACCACCCGGCGCTGGGTAAGCGCCGAGTGCAAGTATATAACGTGGGGCATGACCGTGGCCCCAAGGATGCCGACAGCCAACAATACGCTGTCGGTGCCGGCGAGCTGCGGGGTAAAAAGCCCGCCGAAGAGAGGTCCGGGCTCCGGCTTGGCCATAAACACCTGATACCCGAAGGAGAAGACTACCACCCCCACCAGCGCGGCGATCCCCGCCTCCAGCGGCCTAAAGCCCCTGCGCTGCAACTCCAGAAGCCCGAAAGAGAAGACCGCCGTGATCAGCGCCGCCGGAAACAGGGGGATACCGAATAACAGATTCAGTCCCAAAGCTCCTCCGATGAACTCCGCCAGGTCGGTGGCTATGGCGATAACCTCGGCCTGGACCCACAGCCCGAACGTCACCGGCTTGGGAAAGCGCTCCCTACATAGCTCCGGCGAGTTCTTGCCCGTAGCGATGCCCAGCTTTGCCGACATCGACTGGATGAGTATCGCCATCAGGTTAGAGGTGAGAACCACCCAGAGCAAGAGAAACCCGAAGGTAGACCCGGCCGCGATGTTGGTGGCGAAGTTGCCCGGGTCTATGTAGGCCACCGCTGCGATGAACGCCGGCCCCAGGAACGGCAAGAACCGCTTCACACCACGCTTCTGCCCCTTTAAAGCCGCCTCCGCCGCCCGTATCGTGGCGCTTTCCCCTGGCAGGAACTCCCCAGGAGTAGTCTCCTCGGAAGCGTTCGTGTAAGCCATAGAAGTCTTCTCCTAATCTATTTTATTAACCAACGCTAAATTTATTAACTGACAAAGCTAAAATCAAGCTGATGTTATACTTGATGCTTGATTTAGGGTTGACTACACTAAGGTTCATGATGAGCGATCTGGCGACGACTCGACAGCTGTCTTCTTCGGTGGGAGACTATCTAAAGGCCATCTGGGAGGTGGCCGGGACGGGCGGGGCCTCCACCAACGACGTTGCCGTCCGGCTCTCGGTGGCGCCCGCCTCGGTGACCAACATGTTCGGTCGGCTGCGGGAGATGGGCTTGGTCGAGTACGAGCGCTACCGGGGGGCTTTTCTCACCGAGCGTGGCTTAGAGGAAGCCCTGAGGCTGTTGCGTCGGCACCGGCTGATCGAGACCTTCTTGCTGGAGCACCTGGGTTATCCGTGGAAGGGGGTACACGAGGAGGCCGAGCGCCTCGAACACGCAGTGTCGGACGTTTTCGCGCAGCGCCTGGCCGAGTTTCTGGGTAGTCCCGAGCGCGATCCGTATGGGGACCCTATCCCGCGGGCGGACGGTACCCTGGCGCCGGAAGAATCCTGGCTCCTGGACCAGACGAAGGTCGGCGAGCGGGTCCGCGCCTATCGGGTACAGACCTCACCAATAATAGGTTGAAGCCAGTGTGCAATCGGCTCCGCAGTTCCAGGCATGATTTTCGCCTGGCCGTCGGCTGTGGCATCTTTCAGTTCTATCTTGGAGACACTTAGCTGGCCAGAGGGTGTCGAGGCATTGCCGCTTCCACCCTACAGTCCCGAGTTGAACCCGGTGAAGCGCTACTTCCAGGAGCTTCGGGCCAAGCTCTCCAACAAGATTTTCGAGACCATTGAGGAGATCATGGAAGCCTTGAGCAGGGCGCTCGCACCGTACTGGGAGGACCCGACGAAGCTGGCGAGCCTCACCGGGTACGGCTGGTGGCTACGGAGTCTCCCTGACATGAAGACATCACACTAGCAAATCGGGATTACGACCTCGCGCGGCGTGAGGTTCAAGGGGAAGAGAAAGAATGTTCAGAAATTCTTCACATCCTTGTCCAGTGACTAGACTCTAGCCCATCAAAACCCGATACCGATAGAGTCAACCCATCAATGCAGAGTTTGTCTAGTAGGGTCGGTTTTCGGGAGAAACCTACATAGGATACGCCACGACTTCCAGGGCACCGAGCCCGTACCAGATCCCGAAACAGGCCGCGAGAACCCCGAAGACCGGTACCGCGCGGTCGAAATGTCTCGCTATAGGGCCGCGCGCGAGGGCCACCCCGAAAAACGTGCTCAGCAGGGCCATGGACAGGGCGGTTCCCAGCGCGAAGATGAGCAGGGCGCCGGTCGCTACCACAGGACCCCTAATCGTGGAGACTAAGAGCAAAGTGAGCCCGGCCGAGCCGCCTACTCCGTGCAGTAGCCCCACGGCGTAGGCTGAGAACGGAGTCCGAAACGGCGTGACGTGGGAGTGCTGCTGGTGCTCCGGGCCGCTGGCGTGGCCGTGCAGGTGCCGGTGAGGCTCGCCGTCCGGGTGGCGGTGGACGTGGGCGTGGAACATACCACGTCGCCACCTGAGCAACAGGCGCGCCGCCAAAAACACGATCAGTACCCCTACGGCGACCTCGGCGGCTTGGACCGCCGCCTCGGGCAGGTAACGTCCCAGGAGCACGAACGGGAGTCCTACGACCAGTAGGGTGGTGCCGTGGCCGAGACCCCAGGTCAGGCCCAGAGAGGCCGCGGTCTTTACCGTCCCCCGGTCGGCGGCGACCAGCGTGGTAACGGCGGCCAGGTGGTCCGGGTCGCTGGCGTGCCGCAGGCCGAGAAGAAGGCTCACCAGCAGGATCAACCCCAGGCCCGCACCGCCCTGCATCAGGCCCTCGAGCCAGGTATCTATAGCGCCCACAACCGCCTCCTCCCGGGGATCCTCGTCCCCTCCGGATTACTCTCGGCGGCGGGCCAGTATCCTGACTGCCGGATCGTAGCCTTTCCCGGCCTTCCCACTCCGTTACAAAGAAGTACAGGAGAAGTGGCCTTACGCCCGCGCGAACGGCGCGCTGGGGAACGCTCCCCGGTCACAGTGGCGGGACCGTGCCGGACTCTCACCGGCTTCCTGGACACCGCTGCCCCGATGACTTGGCGCCCGGCAGTATACAGAGCTCCGGGTGCGGCAACCAGAGCGGCCCCCGCGGGCTCACGTCGCGGCTAACAGACCGACTAAGACCCCTTCCGGATCTCCTTTGCCGTTCTTTATCGGCCCGGGACCAGAGCGACGGGGACGCCCGTCCAAAACCCCAAGTCCCGGCATGCGTATGAGTCGGCAGTGCTTATGTTGAATACTAGACCTCGAATACGGCGGGGGGCGCCCCGCCGCTGCATGAATGGATACGGGGCGGCGCGCCCTCTTACCCGGATGCTGCTGGCCGGGATCAGTCTAACTCTCCTGGCCGTGGTTGCGCCCTACCACGCATCGGCGGCGACCACTCGCGGTTTTCACGGCAATCCAGCCGATCAGGCCTCCTCAAAGCCGGAACAGACGGGAGAGAATGTCTCCGAGCTGTTCGGAGACGCCGTCGTGGACCGGCGGGTGAACGGTGACGTCCGAGTCGTCTCCGGTTCCGTTAACGTAAGGGCTCCGGTGGCCGGCGACGTCCGTTCCGCGTTCGGAGATGTCACGGTCTCGGCGCCTGTCGGGGGGGATGTACAGAGCGCCTTCGGGGAAGTATACCTGGAATCCCTGGTGGCGGGCGACGTCGAGCTGGGATCCGGGGATCTCGTGCTGGGACCCGGGGCGCGCGTCCGCGGTCACGTCTCCGTCGGGGACGGCCGTACGCTGAGGGCGGCCGGCTCCACCGTGGGCGGTCCTATAGTAACCGGCGCCGAGGCCGCCCGCGTACACCCGTCGTCCGCCCTCCTAAGGCCGTCCGTGTCGATAAAGATCGTGCTTGCCCTAACGTTCGCCGCCTGTGGCGCGTTGGCTGTGATGGTGGGCCGTCGTTGGCTGCTGCAGAGCGCCGGGACGCTGGCGCGGCGGCCGCTACGGTCTGTACTGGCGGGCCTGGCTTCGGCGGCGGCCGCCGCGGCCGTTACCGGAATGCTATTGATCTCCGTCATCGGTATGCCGCTACTCGTGCTTTTCATACCCGTGGTACTCGCCCTGGCGCTCTCCGGCGCGCTCGCCGCCTCGTACCATGTCGGCCAGAAGGCGCTGACCGCCATCGGCCTGCGGGACCACGCCTACGGCATGGCCGCGATGCTCGTGGGTACCGCTTTGATCTCGGCAGCATACATGATCCCCGTGCTTGGTGAAGTCGTCCTCCTCGCCGCCGCGCTACAGGGCGCCGGCGGCGTGGTTCTCACCGCTCGCGACTCGGAGACCTTACGCAGATATTATCCACTCCGAGCGAGGTCACGATGGTAGTCCGCATCCGTTGTGGAGAGTCGGCGCCGGAGCGGTTGGCCGAGGCAACGGACAGACCCGGGCCACGCTCGGCTAGCCGTTCGCCGGAAGACTCCGGCATGGACGGGAACGCGGCGGCCCCCTGTTTGGGGCCTGCGTGAGACTCGGGCGGCTTCCGGGAGGAAAGGGACAATTTCGGGCACCGGCCGCGGCGGCTCTCGGGGTGACGGTTACGCTGCTCGCGGGCACCCTATATCTCCGCACGCTGGCTCCTACGGTGCTGTACCAGGACTTTC of the Rubrobacter aplysinae genome contains:
- a CDS encoding bactofilin family protein, which gives rise to MNGYGAARPLTRMLLAGISLTLLAVVAPYHASAATTRGFHGNPADQASSKPEQTGENVSELFGDAVVDRRVNGDVRVVSGSVNVRAPVAGDVRSAFGDVTVSAPVGGDVQSAFGEVYLESLVAGDVELGSGDLVLGPGARVRGHVSVGDGRTLRAAGSTVGGPIVTGAEAARVHPSSALLRPSVSIKIVLALTFAACGALAVMVGRRWLLQSAGTLARRPLRSVLAGLASAAAAAAVTGMLLISVIGMPLLVLFIPVVLALALSGALAASYHVGQKALTAIGLRDHAYGMAAMLVGTALISAAYMIPVLGEVVLLAAALQGAGGVVLTARDSETLRRYYPLRARSRW
- a CDS encoding DUF6789 family protein, which encodes MTSRTSTRQQEQRQSSSMAQGRLARGFGWGVVATLAMSVLMIVATATGLSPMPMPVPAAIVGQVLGGNLPQPLIVLVAALSHLAFGGVAGAVLAALTRPITLLKGLGWGILLWVLMGVVFLPFVGWGLFGTSIAPQIAVATLVLHLVYGTTLGLLLDRGKSGE
- a CDS encoding VanW family protein, giving the protein MAGASLLGVVVVLFAALGASPQASEGGIPRGVEAGGLDLGGKSTEEAEKLLRERAYALNEIRVSGDGKEVTVPAESVGVRPDVEATVRNARKVGREGNVIERARERAGGLVGTVEVPLEVAYDGEKVRDVSESLARRLGEDPTQAGVSVSLAGVEVSQSAEGYEVDVDQTAANIRGSIESLEGEAELAGGATRPEISTAEAENTAEKVRTAISEPATLAADGERWELSPRQIAGLINVTPESSRLEVYLSPQALRSELSGMYSSINVEAREADYRFAGDSVEVVPGRTGQSIQTLELLGELRSGLLQGKREYEVPVAEDVPELTTQEARQQRPTQLIGKYRTTFEGTGDDAPARVDNLRTASEALTGQTLAPGEVLSANDVLAPLDYKKTKVFVDGKVEKAAGGGLCQVSSTLYMAANYAGLDIVERNAHFALLNYIRPGLDATVWFGAENGYRGQELDMRFRNTTEGYVMIREYVADDGYIYAEVWGQPTGKKVTMDSKNLVENENISKWRTTKTVKNAQGEVVSSGPIYTSTYYALETDEGKLPPTEVDVAPVRP
- a CDS encoding CbtB-domain containing protein → MHRGSLERVLSPGGMPWWSWVTGALLVLMLFVLLSASGELLVPLLGSAAEASNYLHEFFHDGRHLLAVPCH
- a CDS encoding metal-dependent transcriptional regulator, producing the protein MTTLRFMMSDLATTRQLSSSVGDYLKAIWEVAGTGGASTNDVAVRLSVAPASVTNMFGRLREMGLVEYERYRGAFLTERGLEEALRLLRRHRLIETFLLEHLGYPWKGVHEEAERLEHAVSDVFAQRLAEFLGSPERDPYGDPIPRADGTLAPEESWLLDQTKVGERVRAYRVQTSPIIG
- a CDS encoding MerR family transcriptional regulator, which gives rise to MKLMQIGEVSRLSGLPVRTVHYYEDRGLLEPASHTEAGYRLYGREELAQLRFISRAKLLGLTLEETRKLVALAEGCNRGEIVPDLEETLREKLRETERKMEELSAFKENLLYYERQLSETGPAELCGEEASFCGCVDAVTGTDSED
- a CDS encoding CbtA family protein: MTTSYLRRGLAAGLLAGLLAGVFAFFVGESSLEGAIQLEEASSGGAPEEEVFSRSTQKVGLFFATGLTGLAVGGLFGLAYAYFRPRMASVSDWRSSLSLSAAVFAGAILLPFLKYPANPPTVGGPETIGARTAAYFTMVILSLLAVLVAWYVARRLREREVSPPVRHTAVGVGFAVIVAGLFMGLPAAVDPGGFPAGLLWDFRLSALGTQLVLWAALGCIFGALCEWTDREGDSSPRVSDLS
- a CDS encoding Nramp family divalent metal transporter codes for the protein MAYTNASEETTPGEFLPGESATIRAAEAALKGQKRGVKRFLPFLGPAFIAAVAYIDPGNFATNIAAGSTFGFLLLWVVLTSNLMAILIQSMSAKLGIATGKNSPELCRERFPKPVTFGLWVQAEVIAIATDLAEFIGGALGLNLLFGIPLFPAALITAVFSFGLLELQRRGFRPLEAGIAALVGVVVFSFGYQVFMAKPEPGPLFGGLFTPQLAGTDSVLLAVGILGATVMPHVIYLHSALTQRRVVGRTEEERKRIFRFEFVDILIAMGLAGVINASMMIMAAALFFQNGPVVEGLDVAFARLGELVGPTAAILFGVGLLASGFSSSAVGTMSGQVVMQGFINRRIPLVLRRLITMTPALVIIGLGVNATTALILSQVVLSFGIPFALIPLLIFCRNRQIMGGLVNHRLTTIVATVVIGLIIALNVFLLYQTFFPGTASGG
- a CDS encoding HoxN/HupN/NixA family nickel/cobalt transporter; its protein translation is MGAIDTWLEGLMQGGAGLGLILLVSLLLGLRHASDPDHLAAVTTLVAADRGTVKTAASLGLTWGLGHGTTLLVVGLPFVLLGRYLPEAAVQAAEVAVGVLIVFLAARLLLRWRRGMFHAHVHRHPDGEPHRHLHGHASGPEHQQHSHVTPFRTPFSAYAVGLLHGVGGSAGLTLLLVSTIRGPVVATGALLIFALGTALSMALLSTFFGVALARGPIARHFDRAVPVFGVLAACFGIWYGLGALEVVAYPM
- a CDS encoding transposase, with protein sequence MIFAWPSAVASFSSILETLSWPEGVEALPLPPYSPELNPVKRYFQELRAKLSNKIFETIEEIMEALSRALAPYWEDPTKLASLTGYGWWLRSLPDMKTSH